A single Oncorhynchus nerka isolate Pitt River linkage group LG10, Oner_Uvic_2.0, whole genome shotgun sequence DNA region contains:
- the LOC135573578 gene encoding U1 small nuclear ribonucleoprotein 70 kDa-like — protein MAVLSRSTSHRARVVTRPGLNGLTRLARDRDRDRDRERDRDRDRDSDRDRDRDRDRDRDRDRDSNMDRDKDRDRDRDRDRDRDRNRDRDRDRDRDRDRDRDRDRDRDRDRDRDRDRDRDRDRDWDRDIDRDRDRERDRDRDRDRDRDRDRDRDRDRDRDRDRDRDRDRDRDRDRDRDRDRDRDRDRDRDRDRDRDRDRDKERDRDRDRDRYRDRDRDRGRDGDRDRDRDRDRDRDSNRDRDRDRDRNRDRDRDRDRDRDRDRDRDRDRDRDRDRDRDRDRDRDRYRDRDRDRDRDRDRDRDRDRDRDRDRDRDRDRDRDRDRDRDRDSNRDRDKDSYRDSDRDRNRDEDSVPSSWSLGLYISVNVRTACPPGHNVRIACPPGHSVRIACPPGHNIRIACPPVPVGHPPQRSRKRALASRREEHCYSPSAWPACSMATHTVCIAPGNAQQKP, from the exons GgccagggatagagacagggacagggatagagaaagggacagggatagagacagggacagcgatagagacagggacagggatagagacagggacagggacagggatagagACAGTAACATGGATAGAGACaaagacagggacagggatagagacagggatagagacagggacaggaatagagacagagacagggatagagacagagacagggatagagaccgagacagggatagagacagggacagggatagagacagggatagagacagagacagggacagggatagagactgggacagggatatagacagggacagggatagagaaagagatagagacagagacagggacagggatagggatagagacagggacagggatagagacagggacagggatagagacagagacagggatagagacagggacagggatagagaccgagacagggatagagaccgagacagggatagagacagggacagggatagagacagggatagagacagggatagagacaaggagagggatagagacagggatagagacagatacagggacagggacagggatagaggcagggatggagatagagacagggacagggatagagacagggacagggacagcaatagagacagggacagggacagggatagaaacagggacagggatagagacagggacagggatagggatagagacagggacagggatagagacagggacagggatagagacagggacagggatagagacagggacagggatagatacagggacagggacagggatagagacagggacagggatagagacagggacagggatagagacagggacagggatagagacagggacagggatagagacagggacagggatagagacagggacagggacagcaATAGAGACAGGGACAAGGATAGCtacagagacagcgatagagacaGGAATAGAGACGAGGACAGTGTGCCCTCATCTTGGAGCCTGGGGCTGTATATCTCTGTCAATGTCAGGACAGCCTGTCCTCCAGGTCACAATGTCAGGATAGCCTGTCCTCCAGGTCACAGTGTCAGGATAGCCTGTCCTCCAGGTCACAACATCAGGATAGCCTGTCCTCCAG TTCCTGTTGGACATCCCCCCCAGCGCTCCAGGAAGAGAGCGCTAGCGTCCCGCCGAGAGGAGCATTGTTATTCGCCCTCTGCCTGGCCGGCCTGTTCCATGGCCACACACACCGTCTGCATTGCCCCCGGCAACGCACAGCAGAAGCcctaa